In Paenibacillus sp. 1781tsa1, one DNA window encodes the following:
- a CDS encoding carbohydrate ABC transporter permease, producing MNKRIAPYYWMTVPAVVLFFVFMTLPALQGIYYSFTNYNGFGKEYDFVGFKNYFNLFQDDNVGNAYWFTFKFAIVVTILTNILSLLIALGLNAKIKFRNFFRGIYFLPNILSVLIVGYIFNYLFSNVFPIWGQNLGINALSTNILGSESLAWIGIVIVAVWQSVALNTILYLAGLQTIPTTLYEASNLDGAGKWREFWSITFPLIAPFFTINMVLAMKNSLMVFDQIVALTNGGPGRATQSISHLIYTGGFEGGEYAYQSANSVIYFIVIAVISILQIRFLQRREMDL from the coding sequence ATGAACAAGCGTATCGCACCTTATTACTGGATGACGGTTCCGGCGGTAGTATTGTTCTTTGTATTTATGACACTGCCGGCCCTCCAGGGCATCTATTATTCATTTACGAATTATAACGGATTCGGGAAAGAGTATGATTTTGTTGGCTTCAAAAACTATTTCAACTTGTTCCAGGACGACAATGTAGGTAACGCCTACTGGTTTACGTTCAAATTTGCGATCGTGGTAACGATCCTGACCAATATCCTGAGCCTGCTCATTGCACTTGGGCTGAATGCCAAGATCAAGTTCCGTAACTTTTTCCGCGGCATCTATTTCCTGCCTAATATCCTGAGTGTGCTGATCGTAGGTTACATATTTAACTACCTGTTCTCCAACGTATTCCCGATCTGGGGACAAAATTTGGGCATTAACGCGCTATCTACGAACATACTTGGTAGCGAAAGTCTGGCCTGGATCGGTATCGTCATTGTCGCCGTATGGCAATCCGTGGCTCTGAATACGATTCTATATTTGGCGGGTCTGCAAACGATACCAACGACACTGTACGAGGCATCCAACCTCGACGGTGCAGGCAAATGGCGTGAATTCTGGAGCATAACATTCCCGCTTATTGCCCCGTTCTTCACCATTAATATGGTGCTGGCAATGAAAAACTCACTTATGGTCTTCGACCAAATCGTAGCCTTGACCAACGGTGGTCCCGGACGGGCGACGCAGTCCATCTCCCATCTGATCTACACCGGAGGATTTGAAGGCGGCGAATATGCATATCAATCTGCGAACTCGGTTATTTACTTCATCGTTATTGCGGTGATTTCAATTCTGCAAATCCGGTTCCTGCAAAGAAGGGAGATGGATCTGTAA
- a CDS encoding ABC transporter substrate-binding protein, giving the protein MRTTLTKALGTMLLCGMMAVLLSSCTSGDSANGKVQIEFFQNKPEAKTTFDELIKTFNAEHDDIQVTQVNPPDAETVLKTRVVKNDIPDIMAMGATDTYSILAQSDIFTDLTDSSLLQTIDPNYIQMLNDLTGMDEVTGIPYATNANGIMYNKTLFKEMGLDVPKTWDELIATAQKIKDAGEIPFYFTYKDDWQTSLPFNALASNLVGIDFYQERRDNKVTFKEKYGEVAEKQLELMKYGHGDNFGKAYSDGNRAFANGEAFMYIQGTWAISEIRKANPNVDIGFFPFPTGNDASEIKLVNGIDSLFTIAADTPNREQAETFIAFLLKPENIGRYIDEQTLFSAVEDVKQDDPAVQELMPYIEQGKVVDFADHYIPAAVQLNSIVQSFLQNQNIDNYLDTLDKEWDKVANRR; this is encoded by the coding sequence ATGAGAACAACGCTTACCAAGGCTCTCGGGACAATGTTGCTATGCGGAATGATGGCTGTACTTCTATCTTCCTGTACCAGTGGGGATAGCGCGAATGGCAAAGTGCAGATTGAATTTTTCCAGAACAAGCCTGAAGCCAAAACAACCTTTGACGAATTGATCAAAACGTTTAATGCGGAGCATGACGATATTCAGGTGACACAGGTGAATCCGCCAGATGCGGAGACCGTATTGAAGACCCGTGTCGTCAAAAACGATATTCCGGACATTATGGCCATGGGGGCAACGGATACGTATTCAATCCTGGCCCAGAGTGATATTTTCACCGATCTGACGGACAGCTCCTTACTCCAGACGATTGATCCGAACTACATACAAATGCTTAATGATCTCACAGGTATGGACGAAGTGACGGGTATTCCTTACGCGACGAATGCAAACGGCATCATGTACAACAAAACGTTGTTTAAGGAAATGGGATTGGACGTGCCCAAGACGTGGGATGAACTTATCGCGACCGCCCAAAAGATTAAAGATGCAGGTGAGATTCCATTTTACTTCACATACAAGGATGACTGGCAGACAAGTCTGCCGTTCAATGCACTGGCTTCCAATCTGGTCGGTATTGATTTCTACCAAGAGCGGCGTGATAACAAGGTAACGTTCAAAGAGAAATACGGAGAGGTTGCTGAGAAACAGCTGGAGCTCATGAAGTACGGTCACGGCGATAACTTTGGTAAAGCTTATTCGGACGGTAACCGCGCTTTTGCTAACGGTGAAGCCTTCATGTACATCCAGGGAACCTGGGCCATCTCAGAGATTCGTAAAGCGAACCCAAATGTAGACATCGGTTTCTTCCCATTCCCAACGGGCAACGATGCAAGCGAGATTAAGCTGGTGAACGGGATCGACTCTCTGTTTACCATTGCGGCAGACACGCCTAATCGCGAGCAGGCAGAGACGTTTATTGCATTTTTGTTAAAGCCTGAAAATATCGGAAGATACATTGACGAACAGACGCTGTTCTCTGCGGTCGAAGATGTGAAGCAAGATGATCCTGCCGTGCAGGAACTGATGCCTTATATTGAGCAGGGCAAGGTTGTAGACTTTGCCGATCACTATATTCCGGCTGCGGTGCAGCTGAATTCCATCGTACAGTCCTTTTTGCAGAACCAAAACATCGACAACTATCTAGATACACTCGACAAAGAATGGGACAAGGTTGCCAATCGACGCTAA
- the lspA gene encoding signal peptidase II encodes MLFYFVALLVTLVDQGTKIAVRMYMEVGDVMRLGDSGMQLQHYENSGMAGSMFQGNARLFGVIAVLFIAGMLYYRSKGEIRGFWMQAGAGFMVGGALGNAIDRFIYARVTDFLVFPSGRGILNLADVAINIGVVMIIIGMLIRAYQSYRAKRLRNALPKAERS; translated from the coding sequence ATGCTGTTTTATTTTGTAGCACTGCTGGTGACTTTGGTGGATCAGGGGACCAAGATTGCAGTGAGGATGTATATGGAGGTTGGCGACGTCATGAGACTGGGTGACTCCGGCATGCAGTTACAGCATTATGAGAACAGTGGAATGGCGGGCAGCATGTTTCAGGGAAATGCACGTTTGTTTGGTGTGATTGCTGTTCTGTTCATAGCGGGAATGCTGTATTACCGGAGTAAAGGTGAGATTCGTGGTTTCTGGATGCAAGCTGGCGCGGGTTTTATGGTCGGCGGGGCTTTAGGAAATGCGATCGATCGATTTATCTATGCTCGGGTAACGGATTTCCTCGTATTTCCGTCCGGACGCGGTATCTTGAATCTCGCTGATGTTGCAATTAACATCGGTGTGGTCATGATCATCATCGGCATGTTGATTCGTGCATATCAGAGTTATCGAGCCAAGCGTTTACGTAATGCTTTGCCGAAAGCAGAACGTTCGTAA
- a CDS encoding heme-degrading domain-containing protein, with product MNLTMTEKLKEMQQEEMDLVFGTFDSQTALNLGLHLVEEAKRRSQAVTIDITLKGHRLFLHAMEGTHPDNEDWIRRKNNVVNHFSSSSWHTALRLRNEGQTLEQDFNLPTSDYVLAGGAFPLILENEGPVGTITVSGLPDEEDHDLVTTGIRSFLLQQE from the coding sequence TTGAACCTGACCATGACAGAAAAATTAAAGGAAATGCAACAGGAAGAAATGGACTTGGTATTTGGCACATTTGATTCTCAAACAGCGCTTAACCTTGGCCTGCATCTGGTTGAAGAAGCGAAGCGTCGTTCACAGGCCGTGACGATCGACATTACCCTGAAGGGACATCGTCTCTTTTTGCATGCGATGGAAGGCACTCATCCCGACAATGAAGACTGGATTCGACGCAAAAACAACGTGGTGAATCATTTCTCCTCTAGCTCTTGGCATACGGCCCTACGCCTTAGAAACGAGGGCCAGACCCTTGAGCAAGACTTCAATCTGCCAACATCGGACTATGTACTGGCTGGCGGCGCTTTCCCGCTGATTCTGGAAAATGAGGGACCGGTCGGCACCATTACAGTATCGGGTCTGCCTGATGAGGAAGACCATGATCTGGTCACGACAGGAATTCGCTCGTTTTTGTTGCAGCAAGAATAG
- a CDS encoding permease prefix domain 1-containing protein, with protein sequence METIMVYLENMFAGLPKTPEVEHLKQELLSGMEDKYLELKREGKSENEAIGIVISEFGNIEELTAELGIEPVSSEEAVPVLTEEEAYAYTTAKRNAGFWIGLGVLLCALGVAFLIFMDTLFENYATSAANRSVETGAVLGLIGMFVLIAIAVGMFIHSGMKLERFNYMEKGFQLPYTLKMSIQHSRESFALTYRIAIITGVCLCILSPVFIFAASSINDNYASYGVSAFMVMAGVGVFLFVYYGNIQGAYTNLLEKHQLTAEKKQEVKVVRAVEAIVWPLATAIFLFTGFVYQRWDINWAIFPITGILSGSFSNVYHIMKSKNPS encoded by the coding sequence ATGGAGACAATTATGGTGTATCTGGAGAACATGTTTGCTGGTCTGCCGAAGACACCCGAGGTGGAGCATCTGAAGCAAGAGCTACTTTCGGGAATGGAAGATAAGTACCTGGAATTGAAGCGGGAAGGCAAGTCGGAGAATGAAGCCATCGGCATTGTGATCTCGGAATTTGGTAATATCGAGGAGTTAACTGCGGAACTCGGTATTGAGCCAGTCAGTTCGGAAGAGGCAGTACCTGTGCTGACGGAAGAAGAAGCCTACGCATATACCACTGCCAAAAGAAATGCCGGATTTTGGATCGGGCTGGGTGTTTTATTGTGCGCGTTGGGTGTGGCGTTTCTGATTTTCATGGATACTTTATTTGAGAACTATGCCACTTCAGCTGCCAACCGTTCGGTGGAAACGGGGGCTGTACTGGGCCTGATCGGCATGTTCGTGCTGATTGCCATTGCGGTAGGCATGTTCATTCACAGTGGCATGAAGCTGGAACGCTTCAATTATATGGAGAAGGGCTTCCAACTTCCTTATACACTTAAAATGAGTATTCAGCATAGTCGGGAGAGCTTCGCTCTGACTTACCGTATAGCCATCATTACGGGTGTGTGCCTGTGCATTCTGTCTCCTGTGTTTATTTTCGCAGCCTCCTCTATCAATGATAACTACGCCTCTTATGGTGTATCTGCCTTTATGGTCATGGCTGGAGTAGGAGTATTCTTGTTTGTATATTACGGAAATATTCAGGGGGCTTACACGAACTTGCTGGAGAAGCACCAGTTGACGGCAGAGAAGAAGCAAGAAGTCAAGGTTGTGAGAGCCGTGGAAGCGATTGTATGGCCGCTGGCGACAGCCATCTTCTTGTTCACAGGCTTTGTATATCAACGGTGGGATATCAATTGGGCCATATTTCCGATTACCGGTATTCTCTCCGGTAGCTTTAGCAATGTGTACCATATTATGAAAAGCAAAAATCCGTCCTGA
- a CDS encoding PadR family transcriptional regulator: MISSDVIRGYNDTLILYMLLEGESYGYEISKNIRQLTEEKYVMKETTLYSAFTRLEKNGYIESFYLDENSLGKRRTYYRITPPGLDYYREKCEEWKVTQEVVNLFIREL, encoded by the coding sequence GTGATCAGCAGTGACGTTATACGTGGCTACAATGATACGCTGATCCTCTACATGCTGCTCGAAGGGGAGTCGTACGGCTACGAGATTTCCAAGAACATCAGACAGCTGACAGAGGAAAAGTACGTCATGAAGGAAACGACATTATACTCGGCCTTCACCCGATTGGAGAAGAACGGTTATATTGAATCGTTTTATCTGGATGAGAACAGCCTGGGGAAGCGTCGTACTTATTACCGGATTACGCCGCCCGGCCTCGACTATTACAGAGAAAAGTGTGAGGAATGGAAGGTTACGCAGGAGGTTGTTAATCTATTTATCAGGGAGTTGTGA
- a CDS encoding nucleoside hydrolase, producing MRRVIIDTDTAGDDTIAILTALHHFQVEGITITGGNVQFDQEVENALYTVQVAGHGGKVPVYKGCERPLMAYGKAQHRTVEDVHGDDGMGGAHFPKADQRPESGHAVDFIIEKVHAHPGEIELLAIAPLTNIAMAIQKDPTIIPEIAHLYIMGGTNNALGNITPAAEYNFYVDPEAAKIVLHAGIPITMVGWEMCTQYSVMDDDDHAEIAALGTSGANFFTAINKVVMQFNKSVHKLNGTTHPDTLLMAAAADESIMTKSGQYYVDVEAAGELTRGYSVVDINGRFGKEPNVRVCEAIDRPKFKSMLLDVLSAIQ from the coding sequence ATGAGAAGAGTCATCATCGATACAGATACAGCAGGAGACGATACGATTGCGATCCTGACGGCATTGCATCACTTTCAGGTGGAAGGTATCACCATTACGGGCGGTAACGTACAATTCGACCAAGAGGTTGAAAATGCCCTGTACACGGTCCAGGTTGCTGGACATGGCGGCAAGGTGCCTGTGTATAAAGGATGCGAGCGACCGCTAATGGCCTACGGTAAAGCTCAGCACCGTACAGTGGAAGACGTGCATGGCGATGACGGCATGGGCGGCGCGCATTTCCCGAAGGCTGATCAGCGTCCCGAGAGCGGGCATGCGGTTGATTTTATCATTGAGAAGGTGCATGCACATCCAGGTGAAATTGAACTGCTGGCAATTGCCCCGCTGACCAATATTGCCATGGCGATCCAGAAAGACCCAACGATTATTCCAGAGATTGCTCACCTGTACATCATGGGCGGAACGAATAATGCACTGGGCAATATCACCCCGGCGGCGGAGTATAACTTCTACGTAGACCCGGAAGCAGCGAAAATTGTACTGCATGCGGGCATTCCGATCACAATGGTTGGTTGGGAGATGTGTACCCAATACTCAGTGATGGACGATGACGATCATGCAGAGATTGCGGCTCTGGGTACATCGGGTGCCAATTTCTTCACCGCTATCAACAAAGTGGTTATGCAGTTCAACAAGTCGGTACATAAGCTGAATGGCACCACTCATCCCGATACGTTGCTGATGGCTGCTGCAGCAGATGAATCCATCATGACCAAGTCGGGTCAGTATTATGTGGATGTCGAAGCGGCAGGAGAGCTGACACGGGGATACAGTGTGGTTGATATTAACGGACGTTTTGGCAAAGAGCCGAATGTACGCGTCTGTGAGGCCATTGATCGGCCGAAGTTCAAATCCATGTTGCTGGATGTTCTCTCAGCGATCCAATAA
- a CDS encoding DUF350 domain-containing protein, which yields MENLGLNLLNVAVGVGILLVVLVCGYFAFSKLTRYNDSEEIAKGNEAAGMYMGSKLLGLCIIVGMVSFSTHSWLDMLLWSALGIIVLCLVYIIFDFLIPKMRVCDEIARGNMAVAQLLRSIIIGVSIVIGTFLM from the coding sequence ATGGAGAACTTGGGATTGAACTTGCTGAATGTTGCGGTGGGTGTAGGCATTCTGCTGGTGGTATTGGTGTGTGGATATTTCGCTTTTAGCAAATTGACCCGGTATAACGATAGTGAGGAAATCGCCAAAGGGAACGAGGCGGCAGGCATGTATATGGGTAGCAAATTGCTGGGACTGTGTATTATCGTAGGCATGGTGTCTTTCTCGACGCATTCGTGGCTGGATATGCTGCTGTGGTCGGCGCTTGGAATTATTGTGTTGTGCCTGGTCTATATTATATTTGATTTCCTGATTCCGAAAATGCGGGTATGTGACGAAATTGCACGAGGAAATATGGCGGTAGCACAGCTGCTGCGCTCGATTATCATCGGCGTTTCCATCGTCATCGGTACATTTTTGATGTAA
- a CDS encoding glutathionylspermidine synthase family protein, giving the protein MRQLVQLPFSHEEVFQGETEQQIPYHRMYGKQYCVPALTVYSPSEVQELRAAAEALDGIYCKVMRFIQQYMPDSFLEHQLGIHPGLIPAARMEMVTGGITRQDWIIGETGPKCIENNTDTPTGIPEVAALEGILVGLAGNAALTAPSAEMDTCIRECFRMWLEFYAAQGLQGPVTFTSFGEHVEDRTNTEYLMRRCQEAGYEACYAPLEELEIVPGEALYHKGREINLLYRLYPLEYLVDDRDETTGVDIGAALLDLVREGRLGLMNPVQHVLMQSKGFMAAIWSLYERNEQTPEYCGFTLFDDTEMDVISRYLLPTYFSAEPFELNAMPYVAKSYWGREGRGTLLLDGGTDNAFGKQNIEYSFNEKLESDLATGATEEDEEITAYYENQPKIYQQLVPMEQAVIETEDGAYSGYLLTGVFVIGGRLAGLLPRVGEKVTGDMAYYCAATVRERMNDEEEKEWRTWD; this is encoded by the coding sequence ATGAGGCAATTGGTTCAACTACCGTTTAGTCACGAAGAAGTATTTCAGGGCGAAACGGAACAACAGATTCCATATCATCGAATGTATGGGAAGCAGTATTGTGTGCCTGCATTGACGGTCTATTCTCCCTCGGAGGTACAAGAGCTGCGTGCCGCAGCCGAGGCGCTAGACGGCATTTACTGTAAAGTGATGCGATTTATCCAGCAATATATGCCGGATTCTTTTTTGGAGCATCAATTGGGTATCCATCCCGGGCTTATTCCGGCGGCGCGTATGGAGATGGTGACTGGAGGGATTACCCGCCAGGACTGGATTATTGGAGAGACTGGACCGAAGTGTATTGAAAATAATACGGACACCCCTACGGGTATCCCAGAGGTAGCTGCACTGGAAGGTATCCTGGTCGGCCTTGCAGGAAATGCTGCGTTGACTGCACCATCTGCGGAGATGGATACGTGTATTCGGGAATGCTTCAGAATGTGGCTGGAATTCTATGCAGCGCAGGGGTTACAGGGCCCCGTGACGTTCACTTCTTTTGGGGAACATGTCGAAGATCGAACGAATACCGAGTACCTGATGAGACGTTGTCAGGAAGCTGGATACGAAGCCTGTTATGCCCCGCTGGAGGAACTGGAGATTGTTCCGGGAGAGGCGCTTTACCATAAAGGTCGGGAGATTAATCTGCTCTACCGCCTCTATCCACTGGAATATCTGGTTGATGATCGGGATGAGACAACAGGGGTGGACATTGGGGCTGCGCTTCTTGATCTTGTACGGGAGGGACGATTGGGCCTGATGAATCCCGTTCAGCATGTGCTCATGCAGAGCAAAGGTTTCATGGCGGCGATCTGGTCGCTCTACGAGCGTAATGAGCAAACCCCGGAATATTGCGGGTTTACCCTCTTTGATGATACAGAGATGGACGTGATTTCCCGATATCTGCTTCCAACCTATTTTTCGGCTGAACCCTTCGAGCTGAACGCCATGCCATATGTAGCCAAGAGTTATTGGGGGCGCGAAGGCAGAGGAACTCTTTTGCTGGATGGAGGAACGGACAATGCCTTTGGAAAGCAGAATATAGAGTATTCCTTTAACGAGAAACTGGAATCCGATCTTGCAACTGGAGCGACAGAAGAGGATGAAGAGATTACAGCTTATTACGAAAATCAGCCCAAGATCTATCAGCAGCTGGTTCCGATGGAGCAGGCCGTGATCGAAACGGAAGATGGCGCATACAGCGGTTATCTGCTTACAGGGGTGTTTGTTATCGGTGGGCGTTTGGCGGGGTTGTTACCACGGGTCGGGGAGAAAGTAACCGGAGATATGGCCTATTATTGCGCGGCTACAGTTCGTGAACGGATGAATGATGAGGAGGAGAAGGAATGGAGAACTTGGGATTGA
- the abc-f gene encoding ribosomal protection-like ABC-F family protein gives MMMISAQQLTQYHGAHLVLDGITFEIMEGDKVALIGRNGSGKTTLMRLMARLNKPDEGQLMIKKDTRMGYVAQVPEGLDDHTVLDVLSLGFKELMMCRTQMKEMEQQMSDPACAADPDQLERLLKRYAALQDQFEREGGYEMDARIDQVADGLDIAKAHYEWRFGSLSGGEQTRVVLASQLIVKPDLLLLDEPTNHLDLERVEWLEGFLREYSGTIVLISHDRYFLDRVVNRTLELEDGEALTAAGGYTEYMAVKEQRLLQQFEEFKEQQKVIKKMKETIRQLEEWGRVGGNEKFFRRAASMLKALERMEQVKRPILERRNADFDVRPTDRTGKRVVVLEQVEKSYGERAILRGISGLLEYGDKIALIGRNGSGKTTLFKLLLGDEQPNAGRLEWGARVDVGYLAQQEEPTNPKLNVLEYFRLEAGVEEGEARGILARYLFYGADVFRSVGQLSGGEWTRLRLALLVQRKPNVLLLDEPTNHLDIASREALEESLVDFEGTVLAISHDRYFVNRLASRVWELEDGQMTSYLGDYEEYREKKLELQARAAAASQHTSGKKPETTSTMNGSTVAATDGSRDYKASTESGKALTPSAANASNYRSGNGNQQSAEKLEQTLARLEAQIQVLDQQLETVQNNPVELEQIWNDREQLSTEYNDILAQWAEL, from the coding sequence ATGATGATGATTAGCGCGCAACAACTGACTCAATACCACGGAGCACATCTGGTGCTGGACGGCATTACGTTTGAAATTATGGAAGGTGACAAGGTCGCCCTGATTGGCCGCAACGGAAGCGGAAAGACCACACTTATGCGCCTCATGGCAAGGCTGAATAAGCCGGATGAAGGGCAATTGATGATTAAAAAAGATACACGAATGGGATATGTAGCTCAGGTTCCGGAAGGACTGGATGACCATACCGTACTGGATGTGCTGAGCCTTGGATTCAAGGAGCTTATGATGTGTCGCACGCAAATGAAGGAAATGGAGCAGCAGATGTCCGATCCGGCATGTGCAGCAGACCCAGATCAATTGGAGCGTCTGCTCAAACGCTACGCGGCGCTGCAAGATCAGTTTGAGCGTGAGGGTGGATATGAAATGGATGCCCGCATTGATCAGGTGGCGGACGGTCTGGATATCGCCAAGGCGCATTATGAATGGCGCTTCGGTTCACTGTCCGGTGGGGAACAGACCCGGGTGGTGCTGGCCTCGCAGCTGATCGTAAAACCCGATCTGTTATTGCTGGATGAACCCACGAACCATCTCGATCTGGAGCGGGTGGAGTGGCTGGAAGGATTTTTACGAGAATACTCCGGTACCATTGTCCTGATCTCGCATGATCGCTACTTTCTGGATCGGGTAGTGAATCGAACGCTGGAGCTGGAGGATGGTGAGGCGCTAACGGCAGCGGGGGGCTATACGGAATATATGGCAGTGAAAGAACAGCGGCTGTTGCAGCAATTCGAGGAGTTCAAGGAGCAGCAGAAGGTGATCAAAAAAATGAAGGAAACGATCCGCCAGCTGGAGGAGTGGGGCCGAGTTGGTGGCAATGAAAAGTTCTTTCGGCGGGCCGCTTCCATGCTCAAAGCACTGGAACGGATGGAACAGGTGAAGCGTCCCATATTGGAGCGGCGCAATGCCGATTTCGATGTGCGTCCTACGGATCGAACAGGTAAACGGGTCGTGGTCCTGGAACAAGTGGAGAAGAGTTATGGCGAGCGTGCAATTCTACGCGGGATCTCGGGTCTGCTGGAATATGGCGACAAGATTGCTCTTATTGGTCGGAACGGTTCCGGTAAGACGACCCTGTTCAAGTTGTTGCTTGGAGACGAGCAACCCAATGCGGGCAGGCTGGAGTGGGGGGCGCGTGTGGATGTGGGGTATCTGGCTCAACAGGAGGAACCCACGAATCCGAAGCTGAACGTGCTCGAATACTTCCGTCTGGAAGCAGGCGTGGAAGAGGGAGAGGCTCGCGGAATACTGGCTCGATACCTGTTCTATGGAGCGGATGTATTCCGCTCTGTGGGACAGTTATCCGGCGGGGAATGGACGCGCCTGCGTTTGGCTCTATTGGTGCAACGCAAACCCAATGTACTGCTGCTCGATGAGCCGACCAACCATCTGGATATCGCATCCAGAGAAGCGCTGGAAGAGTCGCTGGTTGATTTTGAAGGAACCGTACTTGCCATCTCACATGATCGGTACTTCGTTAATCGCCTCGCTTCCCGTGTCTGGGAACTGGAGGACGGTCAGATGACTTCTTATCTGGGAGACTATGAGGAATATCGGGAGAAGAAGCTTGAACTGCAAGCTCGTGCGGCGGCAGCGAGTCAGCATACATCAGGGAAGAAACCAGAAACAACCTCGACAATGAACGGTTCCACTGTTGCGGCTACCGATGGAAGTCGAGATTATAAAGCTTCTACTGAATCAGGTAAGGCGTTGACTCCTTCGGCAGCAAATGCATCGAACTATAGAAGTGGCAATGGCAACCAACAGTCTGCGGAGAAGCTGGAACAGACGTTGGCTCGTCTTGAGGCACAGATTCAGGTACTGGACCAACAGTTGGAAACCGTACAGAACAATCCGGTTGAACTGGAACAAATCTGGAATGATCGGGAGCAATTGTCCACTGAATACAATGATATATTGGCCCAGTGGGCTGAGTTATAA
- a CDS encoding YesK family protein: MKGLIILTLLVWLALLLIEWLIYRLQGRRITWVQYILPCVALLGGAVVIMISIHIGGWNGIGYALLGVSLGTAGMLTLITVAIRDVMLRRRGGN; this comes from the coding sequence GTGAAAGGTCTTATTATATTGACACTCCTTGTTTGGCTCGCATTGCTGCTGATTGAATGGTTGATTTACCGTTTACAAGGACGGCGAATAACATGGGTTCAGTATATATTGCCATGTGTAGCCTTGCTTGGCGGTGCCGTTGTAATTATGATCAGCATTCATATTGGCGGCTGGAATGGCATCGGATATGCGTTGCTCGGTGTGTCACTCGGTACTGCGGGAATGTTAACACTTATTACAGTGGCGATCAGAGATGTGATGCTTCGGCGACGGGGCGGGAACTAG